Below is a genomic region from Paenibacillus rhizovicinus.
GAGCACGTTGACGAACACCTGCTTGAGCTGGTTCTCCTCGCACAGCAGCATGGCCGAATCCACGTTGTACGCGGCTTTGAGCTCTACGTTATTCATAATGGCCTGCGTCTCCAGCAGCGTCAGCACGCTCTGGATGATCTTGATCAGGTCGTGTTGGCGGAACTGATTGGCTTGCGGCTTCGCGAGCGCCATGAATTCCTGCACGATGGAATTAATCCGGTCCAATTCAACGAGCATAATATCGAAATAATCGTGATAGCTGTCGATTCGGGTCTTCAGAAACTTGGAGAATCCGATAAGTGACGTGAGCGGATTGCGGATCTCATGGGCAATGCCCGCCGCCATTTGGCCGACAACCGACAGCTTCTCCGACTGGATTAGCGCTTCTTCTTCCTTCTTGCGGTCGCGAATATCGCGAAACACGCTCTGGATGACCGTCCCTCTGCCGGGGTAGTGGCGGATTCGAATGCTGGAGGCCTCGACATCGATGACTTCGCCGGAGACGCTGATCAGCTTCGATTCCGCGAAATCGCTCGGCTCATCCGTTTCGAACACCTTCTTGAGCCGCCTTCTCGCTTGCTCGCGGCAGTCAGGATGTACGTAGCGGCGCACTTCGGGATTCGCGAGCAAATCCGCCTCCGTCAAGCCCAGCAAACGCAAGCCCGCTTGATTCGTGAATAGAACCGTTTCGCCGTCATGGACGAAGATAGGTTCGGGCAAATATTTAATCAACCGCTGATAGCTCATGGAATCCGGTCCCAGCTCGCTTACTGCTTCCTTCGCCGCGGCTATCTTCAATTCGAGCTTCCGTTTCACCGTTAAAGCAAGCAAGCGATTGCAATAGATGGCTTTCCGCCTCATGTCCCAACCTCCGAAACGATTCTACTTGATGAATTCGCTTTCGTCAGGCCAATCCCTTCGGCATTAAAAACAATTAATTTTGTTTCAAACTGGTTTCGCGGTCATTCCGCGCGTCATAATGGCAATCCCGTCCTTGAAGATCGGCAGCACCCGCAATAATAAACTTTCAGTCGGTTCCGAATGCCCCGTATACGTGCTAACGAAGCCCTGCACGTAATAAAAGAGCACGCGTGCGCGGTTCGTCACCGCTTCTTCGTCTTCGCTGCCGCTATCCGCCAGATCCGGACCGACGACAAGCTGCAGCGCCTGCCTCAAATGCGCGAATATGCGATTGCGGATCACATTGAGTTCGAGCGCCGGGGCCGGGTCGTCCACCCGCACGGAGCCCGTCATGAACAGAACCGTCTGCAGACTGCCGTTGCGTAAGCAGAACGCGACAAACCGATTGCAGACCGCCACGAGCCGATCGAACGGCGTCCCGGCTTGATTCGCCATCTCCGTCAGAAATGCGTCCTCCAGCTCAAGCAGCGACGGAATGGCGATTTGCTGCAGCAGTTCCTCCTTGTTCTTGAAATATAAATAAATCGCCGTATGCGAGCAGCCGGCCTGCTTGGCGATTTCGCGCATCGTCACGTGCAAATAGCCTTTCTCGGCGAACAGTTCCGCGGCGGACTGCCGGATCGCGGTCTTCATGTCTTCCGTCATTTGTTTGCGCTTCGAAATCATTGCGAATTCAGCCCCTTTATTTAGTAACCAATGGTTACATAATAAGCGAAGGCGGCCGCTATGTAAAGAAAAGCGGCCCCGTAAGGGCCGCTTTATGCGTCTGCGATGCGGATTAGGAAGTGAATTCCTGTACCCATTCGCCGTTATAGTAAGCAACGCCGATCTTGCCGTAGTGGCTGCCTAAGATGTTCGCTTTATGTCCCGCGCTGTTCATCCACGCCGTCATGACTTCCTGCGGCGTTTGTTGTCCCTTGGCAATATTCTCGCCTGCGTAAGAATAAGCGACGCCGTAGGCACGCATCATATCAAATGGCGATCCGTACGTCGGGGAATTATGATCGAAATAATTGTTCGCATACATATCCTTCGCTTTATCCAGCGCGACTTTCGTCAGCAGCGTATCGGATTTCAGCGCGGACAGGCCCGCTTTGGCGCGTTCCTTGTTCACGAGCGTCACCACTTGCGCGGCGAACGTGCTTTTATCCGCCGTGTTCGTCGTCGTGCCCGATCCCGTCGTTCCGCCGGATGTCGAACCGCCGGCGCTTGTTACGGGAACTTTCACCGTCATGCCTGCCCAAATCACGTTCGGGTTCGCAATGGATGGATTCGCAGCGATCAACGCGCTTAGGCTGACTCCGTATTTCTTGGCGATCAGGTACATCGTATCGCTGTTCGTCACTTTATACGATACGGAAGTATTCACGGAGGCTGCTTCTGCTTTCTGCAGTGTTGCTCCTGCTCCGAGAACGATTAAACTTGCTGCGAGTACGCTTGCGACACCTGTTCGAATTGGTTGCATCTTCATGAAAATCCTCCTCATGTGTTCGATATGTGACCGTCTGTCTTTCCGACGCCACCCATGGTAACACGTGAGAATCGTCATTTCATCTCATAAAATCTTCCACTCTGAATTTCCTAAGGCTCCCTAACGCTCGAGAA
It encodes:
- a CDS encoding ATP-binding protein; amino-acid sequence: MRRKAIYCNRLLALTVKRKLELKIAAAKEAVSELGPDSMSYQRLIKYLPEPIFVHDGETVLFTNQAGLRLLGLTEADLLANPEVRRYVHPDCREQARRRLKKVFETDEPSDFAESKLISVSGEVIDVEASSIRIRHYPGRGTVIQSVFRDIRDRKKEEEALIQSEKLSVVGQMAAGIAHEIRNPLTSLIGFSKFLKTRIDSYHDYFDIMLVELDRINSIVQEFMALAKPQANQFRQHDLIKIIQSVLTLLETQAIMNNVELKAAYNVDSAMLLCEENQLKQVFVNVLKNAIEAMPKGGTVSIVLKSSGSRNITVSITDQGIGIPKEQLPLLGGPFFTTKESGTGLGLMVCYRIIEGHHGKINISSHAGKGTTVTISLPKNG
- a CDS encoding TetR/AcrR family transcriptional regulator; its protein translation is MISKRKQMTEDMKTAIRQSAAELFAEKGYLHVTMREIAKQAGCSHTAIYLYFKNKEELLQQIAIPSLLELEDAFLTEMANQAGTPFDRLVAVCNRFVAFCLRNGSLQTVLFMTGSVRVDDPAPALELNVIRNRIFAHLRQALQLVVGPDLADSGSEDEEAVTNRARVLFYYVQGFVSTYTGHSEPTESLLLRVLPIFKDGIAIMTRGMTAKPV
- a CDS encoding CAP domain-containing protein, which encodes MKMQPIRTGVASVLAASLIVLGAGATLQKAEAASVNTSVSYKVTNSDTMYLIAKKYGVSLSALIAANPSIANPNVIWAGMTVKVPVTSAGGSTSGGTTGSGTTTNTADKSTFAAQVVTLVNKERAKAGLSALKSDTLLTKVALDKAKDMYANNYFDHNSPTYGSPFDMMRAYGVAYSYAGENIAKGQQTPQEVMTAWMNSAGHKANILGSHYGKIGVAYYNGEWVQEFTS